In one window of Marinifilum sp. JC120 DNA:
- the cbiM gene encoding cobalt transporter CbiM, translated as MHISEGVLSLPVLASGAAVAATGTMIGLRKLDSEKLISVALLSSVFFIASLIHIPIGPSSAHLILSGLMGLLLGWAAFPAILTGLLLQAVLFQYGGLTVIGVNTATMALPAVACHYMFRPLLKKNFFSMSIGAFLCGAVSIALSAILTALALSFTDESFGSAAQMIVYGHIPIMIIEGFICASAYGFLQKVRPEMLLATQET; from the coding sequence GGTGCGGCAGTGGCGGCAACAGGAACAATGATCGGCCTGAGAAAACTTGATTCGGAAAAACTTATTTCCGTGGCCCTGCTTTCCTCGGTCTTTTTCATTGCCTCACTTATCCACATCCCCATTGGTCCTTCCAGCGCACACCTTATCCTAAGCGGCCTCATGGGCCTCCTGCTTGGCTGGGCAGCCTTCCCAGCAATTCTGACCGGACTGCTATTACAGGCGGTTCTCTTCCAATACGGCGGATTGACTGTCATCGGAGTTAATACCGCGACCATGGCCCTGCCCGCAGTGGCCTGCCATTACATGTTCCGCCCGCTACTCAAGAAAAACTTTTTCAGCATGAGCATAGGAGCCTTTCTTTGCGGAGCCGTATCCATCGCTCTTTCCGCAATCCTGACCGCGCTGGCCCTCTCTTTCACCGATGAAAGCTTCGGGTCCGCCGCACAGATGATTGTTTACGGACACATCCCCATCATGATCATCGAAGGTTTCATCTGCGCCTCAGCCTACGGATTCCTGCAAAAAGTAAGGCCGGAAATGCTGCTTGCCACGCAGGAAACATAA
- a CDS encoding MATE family efflux transporter, producing the protein MKSMWNKPFGYKHVLDISMPLAVSMASTTIMQVTDRIFLGHYSMEAIAAALPAGIMSFLFISFFMGVASYVNVFIAQYTGAAKPERVASSLWQGIYFALGSWVILGIMGFWLTPLLESGGHPPEVLELEIQYFRILMLGAGLPVLDTALSGFFAGRGLTRTVMVVNMIGAVVNIPLDYALINGVWIFPEMGIRGAAIATLTAGAVIVAIYIPLIFSRENEKAFGTCSNFHFDPKLFKRIVKFGLSNGMQFFLDIFAITFFVYMVGRLGTVILAASNIVLSIDGVSFFPAYGIAVGVSTLVGQAIGQGRPDYARRATKCAFHITTVWMLFMGLIYLIFPEILLSLFRPDNITDAVFGDVLDYGTHFLLFTAAYIFFDGMALVYSGALKGAGDVVFVMKSVGLCCIAVMVVPCYMGVEVYPSGPYFLWGIFTLYVIVLAGAFYWRFRGGKWENMKVIE; encoded by the coding sequence ATGAAATCCATGTGGAATAAACCTTTCGGATACAAGCACGTGCTTGATATCAGCATGCCCCTTGCTGTGAGCATGGCTTCCACCACCATAATGCAGGTAACAGACCGCATTTTTCTCGGGCATTATTCTATGGAAGCCATTGCCGCCGCTCTGCCAGCCGGGATTATGTCTTTTCTGTTCATTTCTTTTTTCATGGGAGTGGCCAGTTATGTTAATGTCTTTATTGCTCAGTATACTGGGGCTGCAAAGCCTGAACGGGTGGCTTCCAGTCTTTGGCAGGGCATATATTTTGCGCTCGGTTCTTGGGTAATTTTGGGGATTATGGGATTTTGGCTGACTCCGCTATTGGAGAGCGGTGGGCATCCCCCGGAAGTTTTGGAGCTGGAAATCCAGTATTTCCGTATCCTCATGCTTGGGGCTGGCCTGCCGGTTCTTGATACTGCTCTTTCCGGTTTTTTTGCCGGACGTGGGCTGACCCGCACTGTCATGGTCGTCAATATGATCGGTGCGGTAGTGAACATCCCTCTCGACTATGCGCTCATCAACGGAGTCTGGATTTTTCCTGAAATGGGCATTCGAGGAGCAGCTATAGCTACGCTTACAGCCGGGGCGGTCATTGTCGCTATCTATATCCCGCTCATTTTTAGCCGGGAAAATGAAAAAGCTTTCGGGACTTGCAGTAATTTCCATTTTGATCCGAAGTTATTCAAGAGGATCGTAAAGTTCGGGCTTTCCAACGGAATGCAGTTTTTTCTCGATATTTTTGCAATTACGTTTTTTGTGTACATGGTCGGTCGGTTGGGAACGGTCATTCTTGCAGCCAGCAATATTGTCCTTTCAATTGACGGGGTTTCGTTCTTCCCGGCCTACGGTATTGCTGTGGGGGTAAGTACCCTCGTCGGGCAGGCCATAGGGCAGGGCAGACCGGATTATGCTCGGCGAGCCACCAAGTGCGCCTTTCATATCACCACCGTCTGGATGCTGTTTATGGGATTGATTTATCTGATTTTTCCGGAAATACTCTTGTCGCTGTTTCGCCCGGACAATATTACTGATGCTGTCTTTGGTGATGTGCTTGATTATGGAACCCATTTCTTGCTCTTCACGGCAGCCTATATCTTTTTTGACGGCATGGCCCTTGTCTATTCCGGTGCTTTAAAAGGAGCCGGGGACGTGGTCTTTGTTATGAAGAGCGTGGGCTTATGCTGCATCGCAGTGATGGTTGTCCCCTGCTATATGGGAGTTGAGGTATATCCTTCCGGTCCGTATTTTTTATGGGGCATATTTACTTTGTATGTAATTGTTCTGGCCGGTGCGTTCTATTGGCGGTTCCGGGGCGGTAAATGGGAGAATATGAAGGTTATTGAATAG